Below is a genomic region from bacterium.
AAATACTGGATGACGAAAATGAACACTTCGCCGTCGGTCGGGAACATCTCGTTTTTCACAAGCCGGGAGTCGAGCTCCGAACCTATGATCGTCTTGAAAACGCTCAGAGACTCTTTTTCCGCTTTTCGCATAGCCGCGTCAAACCCGCTCCGGTATGCTTCCTGCGTTGCGGGAATGATCTTGCCTATGCCAAAATCGAAATCTATGGAAGTGAGCGGAAGATTTTTCGGCATTTTCACTTCTTCTTCGCCTTCGCAAAGAACCGGACACCCTCCTTCGTCTTCACTTTCTGTACGGCAGCAAACGCGACAGGCTTCCCTTGTTTGGTATAGAAATTAACCACGACCGGCTCCTGCCGGGTCTTGGTCGCGATAAAGAAAACCGGGATTTTAGCGGCAACTGCCATATATGCAGGAAAGTATATCACATGCGGCGAACTCGCGAACGCGATTCTTGCGGTACGGTACGAGCCGTCACGTTTCTTGACCGGATGCAAGATATAGCGTACATTGTGCGTATTACGATCTATGGATAGATTCGGCTTCTTCTCGAATATTCGAGCTTTCTTTTTGCGCGTCGCGCGCGGCCTTCGCGCGCTCTGGACGCGCTTCCGCTCCCTCAAGCTCTGGCAGCAGGGGGCGATCGTCCTTGCGATAGTAGTGCTGATATTCGCGGGGCTTAGGCTCACGCACGGGGATGCGCCCGCAAGCGCATCCGACTCAGTCCGCACCGTGACGCTCGCGTCAGTCGCGGAACTTTCGGGCGGCGGAGACTCGAGAAGCATTATCGGCAGCGTGCGCTCGGTCACCGAAGCCGACGTGCTTTCGCAGGCCGGAGGCACGATACGGGCGGTGCACACGTCGGTCGGCGCGTCCGTTCCGGCGGGCTTCGTGATCGCCGAGATCGAAAACGCGAGCGAACGCGCAAGCGTTCTTTCGGCGGAAGGCGCGTATGACGCGGCGGTCGCCGGACGCTCCATCACCGCGCTCCAGGCCGGAAACTCAGCCACCTCGTTTGAGGAAGCGAAGACGAGCGCGCGCGATACCTATCGGAGCGCCTATACCACGGTCGACACCGTCCTTACGACCAAGGTAGACCTGTTCTTCGGCGCCCCAAGCGCCTATGGTCCGCGCCTTTTGATCAACAGCATGGATTTGCAGGCTCTCTCCCGCAGGCGCGCCACCATCGACGACATGGCGGGGCTATGGAAAACGCACCTCGCGGCGGCGGACAATACCGATCCCGAAGCGCTCCTTTCGGAAACGGACCGGGTGACCGGGACGCTGTCGGAATTCCTCGCGGATCTTGCGAGTGCCGCAAACGAGCGCGACTCGGGCGCGACCGCAGATCAGCTCGCGGCGCTCGCTTCCGCGCGCGCGAACGTCGACGGGCTGCGCGCGGCGCTTTCCGCCGCGCGCGACGCATACCGCGCGAAAGCGACGGCGGCCCAGGTCGGCGCCGAACAGTCGGTCTCGACCGGCGCGCAGACCGCGAGTGCCGACGCGGGCGTGAAGCAGGCGCTCGGGGCGCTCCGGCTCGCGCAGGCGAATCTCGAGAAGACGATCATCCGCGCTCCGATAGGCGGAACCGTAAACTTCCTGCCGGTGCGGGTCGGCGACTACGTCACCGCCCTCACCCACGTCGCGACCGTGGCACAAAACGGTGCGCTCGAGATCGTCGCCTATGTCTCGGAAGACGACCGCGCGTCGCTTGCGGTCGGCAACTCCGTGACCGTCGAAGATTCCTATACGGGAACCGTCACTTCGATCTCCCCCGCCCTTGATCCCGTGACCAAGCAGATCGAGGTGCATGTCGGCGTCACGGGCGGCGCGAAGCTCGTGAACGGCCAGTCGGTCCGCATCGGCTTCCCCGCGCTTGCAAAGCCCTCTCTAGAGAGCGCGAAGACCCTGTCGCTTCCGCTTGCGGCCGTGAAGCTGCGCACCGATTCCCGCGTCGTCTTCGGCGTCGGCGAAGACGGGCGGCTCATCGCGCACCAGGTCGAAATAGGCGCGGTTGCGGGAGACCGCATCGAGATAACGACGCCGCTTCCCGCGGATCTCAGGATCGTCACCGACGCGCGCGGGCTCTCCGAAGGCGAGAAGGTGAACGTCGCTGTAACCGGCGCGCCCTAACGCGCATGACGGGATTCTGGAAATTCTTCCTGGATAAGCGGCAGTTCACGCTGCTCCTCATTTTCGTACTCATACTCGGCGGCATCTATGCCGCCGTCCGCATTCCGAAGGAATCGGCGCCGGAGGTCCAGATACCGGTCGGCATCGTGACTACCATTCTTCCCGGGGCCTCCGCCGAGGATACCGAACGGCTCGTGACCAACAAGATCGAGGACAGCGTGCTTGGCATCGAGCGCGTCTCCAAGGTCACTTCGACCTCGGGCGCCGGGCTCTCCTCGGTCACGGTCGAGTTCGACGCCTCCGCCGATATCGACAAGTCCATCCAGCTCCTCAAGGACGCGGTCGACAAGGCGAAGCCCGATCTTCCGGCCGAAGTCGAGGATCCGAGCGTCACGGACGTGAATTTCGCCGACCAGCCGATCCTGATCGCATCCGTCTCGGGCGACCTCGCGCCTGCCGAACTCACGACCCTTGGCGAGACGCTCAAGGACGAGCTTTCCCGCGTCTCCGGAGTTTCCCGCGTCGCGCTTTCGGGTACCAGGGCGCGCGAGGTGCAGGTCGTGGTCGAGCAGGCGAAGCTCCGGCAGTACGGCCTTTCGCTCTCCGATGTCACAAACGCGATCCGGGCGTCCGGCATCGCTTCCCCGATCGGCTCGATCACGGTGCGGGGCGTCGAATACTCGGTGCGTCTTGAGGCCGGCATCACGGACACATCGGCGGTCGAGGGCGTCGCGTTTTCCGGTCCCGGCGGGACGCCGCTTCACGTGCGCGATGTCGCCCGCGTCGTCGATGGGCTCGAGAACCCCTCGACCTTTTCCCGCGTCTCAAGCGCCGGGAGTCCTTCCGCGCCCGCGCTCACCGTTTCCGTCTTCAAGAGCCGCGGCGGCAATATTCTCGCGACCGGAAGCGCGGTGAAGGAGAAGCTCGCGGCGCTTGAGTCCTCGACGCTCTCAGGCACCAAGACCGTGATCACGTACGACGCGGCGCACGACGTGCAGAAGGACCTTACCGAACTCACGCGTACCGGCATCGAGACCGTGATCCTCGTCATGCTCATGCTCTTCGCGACGCTCGGGTGGCGGGAATCCCTGGTTGCCGCCGTCTCGATCCCGCTTTCTTTCCTCATTTCCTTCATCGGCATGGCGGCGGCCGGAAACACGATCAACTTCGTCTCCCTCTTCGCGCTTATCCTCGCGATCGGCATTCTGGTCGACTCCGGCATCGTCGTCGTCGAGGCTATCCATACGCGTCTCATCAAGTCCGGAAGCCGCATGCAGGCGGCGGTCGCGGCGATCCGCGAGTATGCGTGGCCCCTTATCGCAGGCACCATGACCACGGTCGCCGTGTTCATCCCCCTCTTCTTCCTCTCCGGCGTCACGGGCAAGTTCATCGCGTCGATCCCTTTCACGGTTATCTTCGTCCTTCTCGCGAGCATCTTCGTCGCGCTTGGCATCGTGCCCCTTCTCGCGACATTCCTCGTGAAGCCGGAGCTGTCGCCCCTGGAGGCGGCGCAGGAGCGCTATAACGAGGCGGCAAAGCGCTGGTACGAAGGGTTTCTCCGCCGGATTCTCGGGAACCGCAAGTACGAGAACCGCTTCATCGCGGCCATGATCGGCCTCTTTATTGTCGCGCTTCTCCTTCCGATGTTCGGAGCGGTGAAGGTCATCTTCTTCCCCGGAAGCGACTCGGATCTCGTCTATCTCTCGGTCGAGCTGCCGCAGGGAAGCGAGCTCGCCGCGACCGACCTCTCGGTTCGCGAAGTGGAGGAGATCCTCTACAAGGACCCGAACATCGCGTCGTTCGTGACCGAGGTCGGGTCGGGCTCCTATTTCGCGGGCGGCGGGTCGGGCGCGAAGCTCGCGAACATTTCCATAAATCTCAAGACCCCGCGGGATAAGTCGAGCGACGAGATACTCGAGGATCTCCGGAAGGAGCTCGCGCCGGTCACCTCCGCCAAGGTCACCGTCTCAAGCCCCGAAGGCGGGCCGCCGACCGGAACTCCGGTCGTGATCACCTTCTCCGGGAACGACCTTGCCGCGCTTACGACCGCGACCGAAGCGGCGGAGCGCGTGCTCGCGGATATTCCGGGCGCGACCAATGTGACGACGAGCACCAAAGACGACAGCGCCGAGTTCATCCTCTCGCTCGACACGGCGAAGGCCGCCGAGCTTGGCGTCTCTCCCGCGGTCGTTGCCGATACCCTCCGCACCGCCCTCTACGGCGCGAAAGCGACCGAAATCCGTACCGGAAAGGACGATATCGAGGTGCGCACGCTCCTTAACCTCAACCCTTCCTATAAAGACCCGAGTGAGACCACGCACGTCACCATCGACGCGGTGCGGGGGCTTTCCGTACCGGGTGCCAAAGGTCCCGTGCTCCTCTCGACTATCGCTTCGGTCGATTTCGCGGCCGCGCACGCGGCCATACGGCATGAGGACGGCACGCGCGTGACGACGCTCGGGAGCGAGCTTCGCGCAAGTGCGACCGCCGCCGACGTGTCGACCGAATTCGAGAAGCGCATGCAGGGCGTCGACCTTCCAGCGGGCGTCACGATGAAGATCGGCGGCGAGAACGAGGATGTCGACCAGTCGTTCGCCGAGATGTTCATCGCGCTTCTCGCGGGCGTGGCGCTCATGCTCGCCATCCTCGTCCTCGAGTTCAATTCGTTCCGCCACGCGCTCTATCTCCTTTCCGTCATCCCGCTCTCGCTCATCGGCGTACTCGGAGGCCTCGCGCTCACCGGCTCCCCGCTTTCCTTCCCTTCCCTTCTCGGCGTTATCGCGCTTGCGGGCGTGATCATAAACCACGCCATCATTCTCATGGACTCGGTCGCCCGCATCGGACGGGAAAGCCCCGAGCATTCGCTCCAGGAGGTCGTCATCGAAGCCGCGTCCTCGCGCTTCCGCCCCATTATCCTCACGACCGTCGTGACCGTGGTCGGCATGATCCCGCTCTCCTTCGCCTCCGCGCTTTGGGGGCCGCTCGCCTTCGCGATCATGTTCGGACTTTCCTTCTCCATGATCCTCACGCTCGTCCTCATCCCCGTCCTCTATCACCGCTGGCCAGGGAGAGAGGTACGCGAGCGGTACGCCGCCCGGGGTTAGGGACGAACGCTATTGACGGCACACGCAGGGGGTGTATAGTGCATGCACTACACCTGAGCGGCATCCTAAACGGGTGCCGCTCGCTGTTTATCTCATTCGCAAACGCTCCCGCAGATATTCGAAGTCGCGAAAGTTACTTCCGGCAAATTGTTTGAGTTCTTTTGCCGTGCGGGGCCCGCGGGAAAGCACCAGCACTTCTTTCCCTCGCTCCTTAAGATGCTTCAAGACCGGCAGGAAATCACCGTCACCGGAAAGAATTAGCGCGCGATCCAGAGATTCTTCTTCCTTCATGAGACGGAATGTCATGTCCACATCGCAGTTGGCTTTACGGCGCGTGCTGCCGTCTTCCTGTTCGTATGACTTCACTGGCTTGAGGAAGAGCGTATAGCCGAATTCTTCGAGTTTCCGATAGAACCGCACGCGCTTGAGATGTCGATTGATCAGGACAATATTGGCATCATCTAATATATCCGCTCCGTCTTTGAGCAAACCGATGAGATAGTTCTCCAGCGCCGTTATCGGAACGGTCTCGGCAGCCAGATAATCATAAGGAAAGTTATGCAGTTCGACGCCGCCGAAATAGTGCGCTTGAATGACTCCGTACTTCTCTTTCAGATAGGCCAGGAGCTTTTCATAGTCTATTTTCCACCCCAAGCTCTTCTCTCCTCCATAGAAGAGGTTCGAGGCATCAATGAATGCAATGCTTCGCATGCGCCCATTTTATCACTCATGATGTTTCCACACCCCGCATGACGCACGTCGCGGCATAACAAGAATAAACGAAGGGCCATGCGCTGCGCATGGCCCTTCGTTTTGCGAGTGATTACCCTGGCGGCTAGAGATTGTCAGCCGCTTTATCCGCCTCTTTCTGCGCGTCGTCGGCGTGCTCCTGTTTCCCCGCAGCTTCGCGCTCGTCGCCCGCCTGTTCCTCGTGTTCTTGCGCGCGTTCGTTCAAGTTATCTGCATCAGCCATGGTGGTTGATCGGTTATGGGTACCAGTCCTTTATACCGGTCCCCTGCTGAAGCGATTATGAAGGCGTATGGTGCGAGTGCCTGTGCTCCGCGCTTGCCTCGCCTTCCCCGGGCATCTTTCTTCCCTTGGCTTCGTAGTATCCCTCGAAATAGCCCTCGCGGTGCCCTTCGCGTGTCGCGAACGTGTAGAGCGCATAGGCGAATATGAGGATGCCGATGAAGCTCGGGAACGCGGTCTGGAAGCACAGGATAAGCGCGATGCCGAGGATGCTGAGCGTAATAAGGACGGGGTTGCTGAGGATCCGCGGTCCCGCCCGCCACTCTTTGTACTCGCTCTCGAGCCGCTCGAATTCCTCGCCGCCGAGCCTTTTTAGATCGCTCATTGTCTTATTCGTTTTCATGGTGCGTGTTTGGTTAGTGACTTAAAGCGCTAGAACAGGACAAATGCGAGATTGACCGCGCACAAGACGATGCTGAAGAGGAGCGCCGCAAGAATCCCGTCCACCCTGAATCCCGGCACCACCATGGAGACGAGAAGTATGATGACCGCGTTTATGACAAGGGAGAAGAGCCCGAGCGTAAGGATGTTCACCGGAAGCGTAAGGAGGGTGAGGATGGGCTTGAGAAATATGTTCAGAAGCCCGAGCACGACCGCGACGATAAGCGCGGTTCCGAACCCCGCTACCGCGACTCCCGGAAGAAGGAACGCGGCGACGATAATGGCAAGGCCCGAAATGAGCCAGTGGATGAGTAGAAGCATGAATGGGTATTAGAAATAAGGACGCGCGGAGCCGCGTGCGAGCAGCCCGTAGAACAAGAGTACGGAAATCAAAATAACGGCGATCTCAAGGGGAGATGATGGGGCGATAAACCGAAATCGGGAACTTGAACTACAAAACAAAGACCGCCCTGTCAGCAGAGTTTCCGAAAGGACGGACCCTGCGACAAGGCGGTTTATGGGCAGGAACGCCCGCGCAATACTCTCCGTCAGCGCAGGCGCTTCGCCAGGCCGATTGCAGCCTTGCGAACTTCCGGCGTCAAATTGAGATCGAGGAAGTCTCGATACGACACCCATTTTAACGCCGAATGCTCATCGCTGAGCTTTTTTATTCCGCCGACGAGTCGGCACACGCTAAACAACACAACATACGGCAGACCCTTGTACGCGCCGTCGCCGATAACGTAGCTGTCTGCGAAGCATTGAAGCTCGACGGGGGTAACGAAATACCCCGTCTCTTCGATTACCTCGCGTTCCTGCGCATGAGCGATGTCTTGGCCTTGATCGAGTTTGCCACCCGGACATTCCCAGAGGCCAGCGTGATGGCTCTCGTTGGCCGATCGTCGTATGGCGAGCAGTCTTCCGTCATGGCGCTTTACGAAAGCGCGGGTGACGAGGACC
It encodes:
- a CDS encoding efflux RND transporter periplasmic adaptor subunit, with the protein product MDRFGFFSNIRAFFLRVARGLRALWTRFRSLKLWQQGAIVLAIVVLIFAGLRLTHGDAPASASDSVRTVTLASVAELSGGGDSRSIIGSVRSVTEADVLSQAGGTIRAVHTSVGASVPAGFVIAEIENASERASVLSAEGAYDAAVAGRSITALQAGNSATSFEEAKTSARDTYRSAYTTVDTVLTTKVDLFFGAPSAYGPRLLINSMDLQALSRRRATIDDMAGLWKTHLAAADNTDPEALLSETDRVTGTLSEFLADLASAANERDSGATADQLAALASARANVDGLRAALSAARDAYRAKATAAQVGAEQSVSTGAQTASADAGVKQALGALRLAQANLEKTIIRAPIGGTVNFLPVRVGDYVTALTHVATVAQNGALEIVAYVSEDDRASLAVGNSVTVEDSYTGTVTSISPALDPVTKQIEVHVGVTGGAKLVNGQSVRIGFPALAKPSLESAKTLSLPLAAVKLRTDSRVVFGVGEDGRLIAHQVEIGAVAGDRIEITTPLPADLRIVTDARGLSEGEKVNVAVTGAP
- a CDS encoding efflux RND transporter permease subunit, with translation MTGFWKFFLDKRQFTLLLIFVLILGGIYAAVRIPKESAPEVQIPVGIVTTILPGASAEDTERLVTNKIEDSVLGIERVSKVTSTSGAGLSSVTVEFDASADIDKSIQLLKDAVDKAKPDLPAEVEDPSVTDVNFADQPILIASVSGDLAPAELTTLGETLKDELSRVSGVSRVALSGTRAREVQVVVEQAKLRQYGLSLSDVTNAIRASGIASPIGSITVRGVEYSVRLEAGITDTSAVEGVAFSGPGGTPLHVRDVARVVDGLENPSTFSRVSSAGSPSAPALTVSVFKSRGGNILATGSAVKEKLAALESSTLSGTKTVITYDAAHDVQKDLTELTRTGIETVILVMLMLFATLGWRESLVAAVSIPLSFLISFIGMAAAGNTINFVSLFALILAIGILVDSGIVVVEAIHTRLIKSGSRMQAAVAAIREYAWPLIAGTMTTVAVFIPLFFLSGVTGKFIASIPFTVIFVLLASIFVALGIVPLLATFLVKPELSPLEAAQERYNEAAKRWYEGFLRRILGNRKYENRFIAAMIGLFIVALLLPMFGAVKVIFFPGSDSDLVYLSVELPQGSELAATDLSVREVEEILYKDPNIASFVTEVGSGSYFAGGGSGAKLANISINLKTPRDKSSDEILEDLRKELAPVTSAKVTVSSPEGGPPTGTPVVITFSGNDLAALTTATEAAERVLADIPGATNVTTSTKDDSAEFILSLDTAKAAELGVSPAVVADTLRTALYGAKATEIRTGKDDIEVRTLLNLNPSYKDPSETTHVTIDAVRGLSVPGAKGPVLLSTIASVDFAAAHAAIRHEDGTRVTTLGSELRASATAADVSTEFEKRMQGVDLPAGVTMKIGGENEDVDQSFAEMFIALLAGVALMLAILVLEFNSFRHALYLLSVIPLSLIGVLGGLALTGSPLSFPSLLGVIALAGVIINHAIILMDSVARIGRESPEHSLQEVVIEAASSRFRPIILTTVVTVVGMIPLSFASALWGPLAFAIMFGLSFSMILTLVLIPVLYHRWPGREVRERYAARG
- a CDS encoding NYN domain-containing protein → MRSIAFIDASNLFYGGEKSLGWKIDYEKLLAYLKEKYGVIQAHYFGGVELHNFPYDYLAAETVPITALENYLIGLLKDGADILDDANIVLINRHLKRVRFYRKLEEFGYTLFLKPVKSYEQEDGSTRRKANCDVDMTFRLMKEEESLDRALILSGDGDFLPVLKHLKERGKEVLVLSRGPRTAKELKQFAGSNFRDFEYLRERLRMR
- a CDS encoding phage holin family protein, which codes for MLLLIHWLISGLAIIVAAFLLPGVAVAGFGTALIVAVVLGLLNIFLKPILTLLTLPVNILTLGLFSLVINAVIILLVSMVVPGFRVDGILAALLFSIVLCAVNLAFVLF
- a CDS encoding NUDIX domain-containing protein, whose translation is MPSPRPRVVLVTRAFVKRHDGRLLAIRRSANESHHAGLWECPGGKLDQGQDIAHAQEREVIEETGYFVTPVELQCFADSYVIGDGAYKGLPYVVLFSVCRLVGGIKKLSDEHSALKWVSYRDFLDLNLTPEVRKAAIGLAKRLR